The Chloroflexia bacterium SDU3-3 sequence CAAGCTCGGCGTCCTCGCGGCGCGGCATGGTGATAACCTCGCCCTCAAGGGTCGTCTCGTTGAAGCGCAGCCAGTCGGGGCTCTTGCGCGACTTCAGCTCGCCGCTCTCGACCAAGATCTTGAAGTAGGTGCGGCTGCGGCTCTCGGGGCGCACGGAGATCTTGTCGCCGGGGCGAACCGAGAACGAGGGGATATCGGTCTTGCGACCATTGACCACGATGTGGCCGTGGTTCACGATCTGGCGGGCCTGCGCGCGGGTGGTGGCCAGGCCAAGCCGGTACACCACGTTGTCCAGGCGGCGCTCAAGCAGCACGAACAGCGTCGCGCCCGTCTCGCCGGGGACGCGCTGCGCCTGCTCAAACAGCTTGCGGAACTGGCGCTCCAGCACGCCGTACATGTAGCGCGCCTTCTGCTTCTCCTGAAGCTGGAGGCCGTAGTCCGAGACCTGGCGGCGGCGGGAAGACGGGCCGTGCTGCCCAGGGGGGAACGAGCGCTTGCTCAGAATGCGCTGGCCCTTTTCGGTGATGCCGATCCCAAGGCGGCGGCTAATTTTACCAACTGGTCCTCGATAGCGTGCCATTGTTTCTCACTCCTCTGCAAT is a genomic window containing:
- the rpsD gene encoding 30S ribosomal protein S4 — translated: MARYRGPVGKISRRLGIGITEKGQRILSKRSFPPGQHGPSSRRRQVSDYGLQLQEKQKARYMYGVLERQFRKLFEQAQRVPGETGATLFVLLERRLDNVVYRLGLATTRAQARQIVNHGHIVVNGRKTDIPSFSVRPGDKISVRPESRSRTYFKILVESGELKSRKSPDWLRFNETTLEGEVITMPRREDAELGINEALIVEFYSR